A single genomic interval of Nitratidesulfovibrio sp. SRB-5 harbors:
- a CDS encoding D-2-hydroxyacid dehydrogenase, whose translation MRIVVLDGYTLNPGDNPWDAVAALGELTVHDRTPREAIRERAAGAHMVLTNKTPLDADTIAALPDLAYIGVLATGYDVVDIRAAAARSIPVCNVPGYGTEAVAQHVFAFLLELCRRIARHDASVKVGNWSANKDWCFWETTQIELTGKTMGIVGFGNMGKRVGQIANAFGMKVLAYSPNTRTMPGYEPFAYVSLDELFARSDVVTLHCPLTDATRGMVNRVRLASMKQGAILINTARGPLLDEAAVAAALNDNHLGGLGVDVVAVEPIRPDNPLLTAKNCLITPHLAWATLTARQTLMRVTAGNIRAFLAGAPTNVVKAPTV comes from the coding sequence ATGCGTATCGTCGTACTGGACGGCTACACCCTGAACCCCGGCGACAACCCGTGGGATGCCGTTGCCGCGCTTGGCGAACTGACCGTGCACGACCGCACCCCGCGCGAGGCCATACGCGAACGTGCGGCGGGCGCGCACATGGTGTTGACCAACAAGACCCCGCTGGATGCCGACACCATCGCGGCACTGCCCGACCTTGCCTACATCGGGGTGCTGGCCACGGGGTACGACGTGGTGGACATCCGCGCCGCCGCCGCGCGCTCCATCCCGGTATGCAACGTGCCCGGGTACGGCACCGAGGCCGTGGCCCAGCACGTCTTCGCCTTTCTGCTGGAACTGTGCCGCCGCATCGCCCGGCACGACGCCAGCGTGAAGGTGGGCAACTGGAGCGCCAACAAGGACTGGTGTTTCTGGGAAACCACCCAGATAGAACTGACCGGCAAGACCATGGGCATCGTGGGCTTCGGCAACATGGGCAAGCGCGTGGGGCAGATCGCCAACGCCTTCGGCATGAAGGTGCTGGCCTACTCGCCCAACACCCGCACCATGCCGGGGTACGAGCCCTTCGCCTACGTGTCCCTTGACGAACTTTTCGCCCGCTCCGACGTGGTCACCCTGCACTGTCCGCTCACCGACGCCACGCGCGGCATGGTCAACCGGGTGCGTCTGGCCTCCATGAAGCAGGGCGCCATCCTCATCAACACCGCGCGCGGCCCCCTGCTGGACGAGGCCGCCGTGGCCGCCGCCCTCAACGACAACCACCTGGGCGGCCTTGGCGTGGACGTGGTGGCGGTGGAGCCCATCCGGCCGGACAACCCGCTGCTGACGGCCAAGAACTGCCTGATCACCCCGCATCTGGCCTGGGCCACCCTGACCGCGCGGCAGACCCTGATGCGCGTCACGGCGGGCAACATCCGCGCCTTCCTGGCCGGTGCGCCCACCAACGTGGTGAAAGCGCCCACGGTGTAA
- a CDS encoding ABC transporter substrate-binding protein — MAQDSRSAGVPATAAAPFASTGETEVPASVPSGVPSGSHPPRSTDASPADAKPPADSPAGGELAPGEPVRLGMSAPFSGPGVSLGREFHRGAASCLARVNAAGGVHGRRVEIVAMDDGYDPDRTVRNVIRLIEEERVFALFGLVGTPTVTRVLPLLGGHPERTVPLLFPFTGARPLSLPRHEGLVFRLRASYDAEFSELVDRLHEAGCTRIAVFYQADAYGREGWADLRDALARRRLPLAAEASYPRGSGSDADFTEQAGLILQGTPDAVVCVGTDATCAAFIRDLRDFPAARGAKQQAGQPSPQLSGEDGPVIPVAMPSFVDSRQLVEQLVAMGRSARRDYTHDLVLTEVVSPWTGSLPAAMDYRRDFKEMADAPDVLDIPGNDAAPSSAPGEVSFEGYLAARLLVRALERMGPHPSSAGLHEALAGLDGHDLGVGQPYRYTPTEQGLGLVRFATVRGGVPVDLRDFSEWRR; from the coding sequence GTGGCCCAGGATTCCCGCTCTGCCGGGGTGCCCGCCACCGCCGCCGCTCCTTTCGCTTCCACGGGTGAGACCGAGGTGCCTGCCAGCGTGCCTTCAGGTGTTCCTTCCGGTTCGCACCCGCCCCGTTCGACGGATGCCAGTCCCGCAGATGCCAAACCGCCAGCGGACAGTCCGGCAGGGGGCGAACTGGCCCCCGGCGAACCGGTGCGCCTGGGCATGTCCGCTCCCTTCAGCGGCCCCGGCGTGTCGCTGGGGCGCGAATTCCATCGCGGCGCGGCCAGTTGCCTAGCCCGGGTCAACGCGGCTGGCGGGGTACATGGCAGGCGGGTGGAAATCGTGGCCATGGACGATGGCTACGACCCGGACCGCACAGTGCGGAACGTCATCCGGCTCATCGAGGAAGAGCGGGTTTTCGCGCTGTTCGGCCTGGTGGGCACCCCCACGGTCACGCGGGTGCTGCCGCTGCTTGGCGGCCACCCGGAGCGCACGGTGCCGCTGCTGTTCCCCTTCACCGGGGCGCGGCCCCTGTCCCTGCCGCGCCACGAGGGGCTGGTGTTTCGTCTGCGGGCCTCGTATGACGCCGAATTTTCCGAACTGGTGGACCGCCTGCACGAGGCGGGGTGCACCCGCATCGCCGTCTTCTACCAGGCCGACGCCTATGGCCGCGAAGGCTGGGCCGACCTGCGTGACGCACTGGCCCGCCGCCGCCTGCCCCTGGCGGCGGAGGCCTCCTACCCGCGCGGGTCGGGAAGCGACGCCGACTTCACCGAACAGGCGGGGCTGATCCTGCAAGGCACGCCAGACGCCGTGGTCTGCGTGGGTACCGACGCCACGTGCGCGGCCTTCATCCGGGATTTGCGCGATTTTCCGGCCGCACGGGGCGCGAAGCAGCAGGCGGGCCAGCCTTCCCCCCAGCTCTCCGGCGAGGACGGGCCCGTCATCCCCGTGGCCATGCCGTCGTTCGTGGACAGCCGCCAGTTGGTGGAACAGCTGGTCGCCATGGGACGCTCCGCACGGCGTGACTACACGCACGATCTCGTGCTGACGGAAGTGGTGTCTCCATGGACCGGCAGCCTGCCCGCGGCCATGGACTATCGCCGTGATTTCAAGGAAATGGCGGATGCCCCCGACGTGCTGGACATTCCCGGTAACGACGCGGCCCCGTCGTCGGCACCGGGCGAGGTGAGCTTCGAGGGGTACCTGGCCGCGCGGCTGCTGGTGCGGGCGCTGGAACGCATGGGGCCGCACCCGTCGTCCGCAGGACTTCACGAGGCCCTGGCCGGGCTTGACGGCCACGACCTGGGCGTAGGCCAGCCGTACCGCTACACTCCAACCGAACAGGGCCTGGGGCTGGTGCGCTTCGCCACCGTGCGCGGCGGCGTGCCGGTGGACCTGCGCGACTTTTCGGAGTGGCGGCGATGA
- a CDS encoding EAL domain-containing protein, which translates to MRRSRLFGRTLRGLIVLFGVYAAVTSIYSGWTLHTLLTREYESKALAIARAIAGADLESLIGRDVTTVQSRIDQFLGIDGVSYVLVADGRGETVAHTFVPVVPEPVRELVASLAGARMNEVTVLRDRLSLPRTQNGAAGGGGREVMHVTMPVFAGVGGFVHIGMDRGRISDYIDGAILRQQGLGLAFFATCVVGAWMLLYSISRPLMRLTDQARRVAAHDFSAPPDLPAMKADDEIGDLSRAMHTMSRDLAGLVEGLEDSVRQATAELGGALEQLSTIVAGMADGLLVTDPQGLVLRSNAALCEMFGLDADPDGRSVCEVFGFVAPAVRMAGDGIHEFAFETEDGEDIMPEAVARDNTALLAFLDGADVPGQPMTGVSCTLPGPAVALAAEPVTGPDRGLPQGAPCPSGTGTALRSGEVAAVRRDGTPCWVELSLVRRQVMGTTYGICLVRDVTERRRAQNALHRAHGMLERKVRERTRELSRANAQLMLENAERRTVEQALRRAEARFRGIFEHALEGIFQSTPEGRFLSVNPAMARILGYEGVQELLEGVESIGDGVYADPARRDEFVARMEEHGQVNAFEFRGRRKGGDLIWLSVNARRVPGADGATMYYEGFLEDVTMGHESRERLEHQAFHDPLTGLPNRVLFHDRLQMALKRAARRRNYTFAMLYLDLDRFKVINDSLGHDVGDALLKVVSAKLRECVRDVDTVARFGGDEFGVLLEETPTRGTAVRVARRIRAHLAEPVRIGPHEVFTTASIGIVLRTDQYSTPEELVRDADTAMYRAKEQGQSRFKVFNKRMREEALRLLTIETDLRRAVERQEMRLHYQPVVALEDGGLHGVEALLRWTRTEGGDISPAEFVPVAEDTGLITSIGAFALEEVCLQLRRWNEAGLPPPGVVHVNISGRQFMQPGLPHAVEMLLERTGTDPRSLRFEVTESVLMRHGSQAITVMAQLRDLGIRLCLDDFGTGYSSLGYLKRLPVDSIKIDRSFVAGLEHDRDGQAIVRSIVSLGLHLGLEIVAEGVETPTQAEMLASLGCRYAQGFLYAPPVSADDLAAMLDATPFTSTGGGVFVGGSV; encoded by the coding sequence ATGAGGCGTTCGCGCCTGTTCGGGCGCACCCTGCGGGGGCTCATCGTGCTGTTCGGGGTATACGCCGCCGTCACGTCCATCTATTCCGGCTGGACCCTGCACACCCTGCTGACCCGTGAATACGAAAGCAAGGCGCTGGCCATCGCCCGCGCCATCGCCGGGGCGGACCTGGAAAGCCTGATCGGGCGCGACGTGACCACCGTGCAGTCGCGCATCGACCAGTTTCTGGGCATCGACGGGGTATCCTACGTGCTGGTGGCGGACGGCCGGGGCGAAACCGTGGCCCACACCTTCGTGCCCGTGGTGCCGGAGCCGGTGCGCGAACTGGTGGCCTCGCTGGCGGGTGCGCGCATGAACGAGGTCACCGTGCTGCGCGACCGGCTGTCCCTGCCCCGCACCCAGAACGGTGCGGCGGGCGGGGGCGGGCGCGAGGTGATGCACGTGACCATGCCGGTCTTTGCCGGCGTGGGCGGCTTTGTCCACATCGGCATGGACCGGGGGCGCATCAGCGACTACATCGATGGCGCCATCCTGCGCCAGCAAGGGCTGGGGCTGGCCTTCTTCGCCACGTGCGTCGTGGGGGCATGGATGCTGCTGTATTCCATCTCGCGGCCGCTCATGCGCCTGACCGACCAGGCCCGCCGGGTGGCTGCGCACGATTTTTCGGCCCCGCCGGACCTGCCCGCCATGAAGGCCGACGACGAGATCGGCGACCTTTCCCGCGCCATGCACACCATGTCCCGCGACCTGGCCGGGCTGGTGGAGGGGCTGGAGGATTCCGTGCGCCAGGCCACGGCGGAACTGGGCGGCGCGCTGGAACAGCTTTCCACCATCGTGGCGGGCATGGCCGACGGCCTGCTGGTCACCGATCCGCAGGGCCTGGTGCTGCGCAGCAACGCGGCCCTGTGCGAGATGTTCGGCCTGGACGCAGACCCCGACGGCAGGTCGGTGTGCGAGGTGTTCGGCTTCGTGGCGCCCGCCGTGCGGATGGCGGGGGACGGCATCCACGAATTTGCCTTCGAGACGGAAGACGGCGAGGACATCATGCCCGAGGCCGTGGCGCGGGACAATACGGCGCTGCTGGCCTTCCTGGACGGGGCGGACGTGCCCGGCCAGCCCATGACCGGCGTGTCCTGCACGTTGCCCGGACCGGCTGTGGCGTTGGCCGCAGAACCAGTCACCGGACCAGATCGGGGCCTGCCGCAGGGCGCGCCATGCCCGTCGGGTACCGGCACGGCCCTGCGCTCGGGCGAGGTAGCCGCCGTGCGGCGCGACGGCACACCCTGCTGGGTGGAGCTTTCGCTGGTGCGGCGACAGGTGATGGGCACCACCTACGGCATCTGTCTGGTGCGCGACGTGACCGAGCGCCGCCGCGCCCAGAACGCGTTGCACCGCGCCCACGGCATGCTGGAGCGCAAGGTGCGCGAGCGCACCCGCGAACTGAGCCGCGCCAATGCCCAGCTGATGCTGGAAAACGCCGAGCGACGCACCGTGGAGCAGGCCCTGCGCCGGGCAGAGGCGCGCTTCCGGGGCATTTTCGAGCATGCCCTGGAAGGCATCTTCCAGAGCACGCCGGAGGGGCGCTTTCTGAGCGTCAACCCGGCCATGGCCCGCATTCTGGGCTACGAAGGGGTGCAGGAACTGCTGGAGGGCGTGGAATCCATCGGGGACGGGGTCTACGCGGACCCGGCCCGGCGCGACGAGTTCGTTGCCCGCATGGAGGAGCATGGCCAGGTCAACGCCTTCGAGTTCAGGGGGCGGCGCAAGGGGGGCGACCTGATCTGGCTGTCGGTGAATGCCCGGCGGGTGCCGGGGGCCGACGGGGCCACCATGTACTACGAGGGCTTTCTCGAAGACGTCACCATGGGCCACGAAAGCCGCGAGCGGCTGGAACATCAGGCCTTCCACGACCCGCTCACCGGGCTGCCCAACCGCGTGCTGTTCCACGACCGGCTGCAAATGGCCCTGAAGCGCGCCGCGCGCCGCCGCAACTACACCTTTGCCATGCTGTACCTGGACCTTGACCGGTTCAAGGTCATCAACGACAGCCTTGGTCACGACGTGGGCGACGCATTGCTGAAGGTGGTGTCCGCCAAGCTGCGCGAATGCGTGCGCGACGTGGATACCGTGGCCCGCTTCGGCGGCGACGAGTTCGGCGTGCTGCTGGAGGAAACCCCCACGCGCGGCACGGCGGTGCGCGTGGCCCGGCGCATCCGGGCGCACCTAGCGGAGCCGGTGCGCATCGGCCCGCACGAGGTGTTCACCACGGCCAGCATCGGCATCGTGCTGCGCACCGACCAGTACTCCACGCCGGAAGAACTGGTGCGCGACGCGGACACCGCCATGTACCGCGCGAAAGAGCAGGGCCAGTCGCGCTTCAAGGTGTTCAACAAGCGCATGCGCGAAGAAGCGCTGCGCCTGCTGACCATAGAAACAGACCTGCGCCGCGCCGTGGAGCGGCAGGAAATGCGCCTGCACTACCAGCCCGTGGTGGCGCTGGAAGACGGCGGCCTGCACGGGGTGGAGGCGCTGCTGCGCTGGACGCGCACCGAAGGGGGCGACATCTCGCCCGCCGAGTTCGTGCCCGTGGCCGAGGACACCGGGCTCATCACCTCCATCGGGGCTTTCGCGCTGGAAGAGGTGTGCCTGCAACTGCGCCGCTGGAACGAGGCGGGACTGCCGCCGCCGGGCGTGGTGCACGTGAACATTTCCGGTCGCCAGTTCATGCAGCCGGGCCTGCCCCACGCCGTGGAGATGCTGCTGGAACGCACCGGCACCGACCCGCGCTCGCTGCGCTTCGAGGTGACCGAAAGCGTGCTGATGCGCCACGGCAGCCAGGCCATCACGGTCATGGCCCAACTGCGCGATCTGGGCATCCGGCTGTGCCTGGACGACTTCGGCACCGGCTATTCCTCGCTGGGCTACCTGAAGCGGCTGCCGGTGGATTCCATCAAGATCGACCGCAGCTTCGTGGCCGGTCTGGAGCATGACCGCGACGGGCAGGCCATCGTGCGCTCCATCGTTTCGCTGGGGCTGCACCTGGGGCTGGAGATCGTGGCCGAAGGGGTGGAAACGCCCACTCAGGCGGAAATGCTGGCTTCGCTGGGTTGCCGGTATGCCCAGGGCTTTCTGTACGCGCCGCCGGTTTCGGCGGACGATCTTGCCGCCATGCTGGACGCAACGCCGTTTACGTCCACCGGGGGTGGTGTTTTCGTGGGTGGTTCGGTATAG
- a CDS encoding AsmA-like C-terminal region-containing protein, whose product MRLRSLPIILCLVLLAVGGGYAALRHLVDSDAAARQLGESLTALTGHASRVQGGVRVVFDPDPTVVARDVIVDQAAPFAGQEPLLRVAEARFNLRLAPLFSGRVEVRGVEVARPQLVLLADGEGRNGWDGLLGRLGGSADTSSPAPLSPADSSAASSASPAFPDASVSPVDATAAPTAAPTAAPTAAPTAAREEPRMEAPSPSSDISWFTPQVALTGTATLRIDDADMQWRNTVSGAQLHVRGVDVDLVASKGRLAEAALRHGSLEWRTGPQARPAMLRDLDVSFTTPGGGWRALRDLLQGALDVMPHREGAGQKNPASQESLANQDRQASLERQAGQGPLAGPGSAAVRGAGGGAGVLRMSCTYDVAPGVTGSLGLEAAVSHATPDTAIPGMAGLLPAGAQGTARARGHMPLGGQAVPFELVVPFDARRGADPRITGARLQLEQDALEVTASLSGLGTAAATARGTATVRRLSLPRWFGFARDLPVGLQHALDALSGHLEFSLDRHGLRVPVLQADVLGMPVHGSGGVADFAAPVIAIDVAGADIDVNRVMPELAGADPHPLVHAGPPAVEAAHGTQGAAPQGGAIPSDEIPDVGYDIRVRAEKAHGWKFDVGGLAFRCSPSREGTLLEFTAASFYGGTAKALLDIVDDYRLQFTAADVALARPAAIVSGRESAAGKLALKAALRGQGHSLGAVAASMRGTLDARIDDGFLLVWRNGALERQPFTRFDLRGEATGQGLPGGKVPPRPPARLPWTGVWRAAMRTPSGTEWEATANGPLLFDTATGLPVAADLLPATLRLALPPALTDLDRTVEARFTGPVRFDFDAGSLSADRLEAESLGARGSLSLSATGMNKVATWAGTLSARFADPRATLRGLGLAPWKMSDGALRTADLSAGFHQSGNTFDLTNVRLVLDGQPVAGTVSRISGQRPLWRFSLHADAFDADRYLAPRTPDPVPGEPEPAPSNEPLHHAWLRSFDADGRVSVGRGTFKQLRFDGFTAPILLRDGQLEVGPIASGFYGGTLGGSIRATSGDALVTRLVLDARDFELEPVGLRFAGKDYVGGKTLLVLDVQGPLRTELDMPAALSGTWAFEVRDGFYSTRGKSSTPEQSRTPFSEARASGYMRTGVLHNEDFTLNSLLLTMVGRGWVDLAKKRIDYTTDVSVVRVPTFPIRFHGDLRKPETSVRQTGIVTGTLGNLGSTVFDLLGGVIGMPLRVLEGLQDAARGNGTTPGGQQPRQQSGQ is encoded by the coding sequence ATGCGTTTGCGCTCCCTGCCTATCATCCTGTGCCTTGTGCTGCTTGCCGTGGGCGGCGGCTACGCGGCGTTGCGCCACCTGGTGGATTCCGATGCGGCGGCGCGCCAGCTGGGCGAATCGCTCACCGCGCTCACCGGGCACGCCAGCCGGGTGCAGGGCGGGGTGCGGGTGGTCTTCGATCCCGACCCCACGGTTGTGGCCCGCGACGTGATCGTGGACCAGGCAGCCCCCTTTGCCGGGCAGGAGCCGTTGCTGCGGGTGGCCGAGGCACGGTTCAACCTGCGCCTTGCGCCGCTGTTTTCGGGCCGGGTGGAGGTGCGCGGCGTGGAAGTGGCCCGCCCGCAACTGGTGCTGCTGGCCGATGGCGAAGGCCGCAACGGCTGGGACGGGCTGCTTGGGCGACTGGGAGGGAGCGCCGACACGTCGTCACCCGCGCCCCTTTCGCCCGCTGATTCCTCCGCCGCGTCTTCCGCCTCTCCCGCCTTCCCCGACGCTTCTGTCAGCCCCGTGGATGCCACTGCTGCGCCCACGGCGGCGCCTACTGCTGCGCCTACTGCTGCGCCCACTGCTGCGCGGGAAGAACCCCGCATGGAAGCTCCGTCCCCGTCATCGGACATCTCCTGGTTCACGCCGCAGGTTGCGCTGACCGGCACCGCCACGTTGCGCATCGACGATGCAGATATGCAGTGGCGCAACACGGTCAGCGGTGCGCAACTCCATGTGCGGGGCGTGGATGTCGATCTGGTGGCCAGCAAGGGGCGTCTGGCAGAGGCCGCGCTGCGGCACGGCAGCCTGGAGTGGCGCACCGGGCCGCAGGCACGGCCCGCCATGCTGCGCGACCTTGACGTGTCGTTCACCACGCCCGGTGGCGGGTGGAGGGCGCTGCGCGACCTGTTGCAGGGGGCGCTGGACGTGATGCCCCACCGCGAGGGCGCTGGCCAGAAGAACCCCGCCAGCCAGGAGAGCCTGGCCAATCAGGACCGTCAGGCCAGTCTGGAACGTCAGGCAGGACAGGGTCCCCTCGCCGGGCCGGGCAGTGCCGCAGTCAGGGGGGCTGGCGGTGGGGCGGGCGTGTTGCGCATGTCCTGCACATATGACGTGGCGCCGGGCGTCACCGGTTCGCTGGGATTGGAGGCGGCTGTTTCCCATGCCACGCCGGACACTGCGATTCCGGGCATGGCCGGGCTGCTGCCCGCAGGGGCCCAGGGCACGGCGCGTGCGCGCGGCCACATGCCGCTGGGTGGGCAGGCCGTGCCCTTCGAACTGGTGGTGCCCTTCGATGCGCGACGCGGCGCGGATCCGCGCATTACCGGCGCACGCCTGCAACTGGAGCAGGACGCCCTGGAAGTGACCGCCAGCCTGAGCGGACTGGGCACTGCCGCCGCGACGGCGCGGGGCACGGCAACGGTGCGGCGGCTCAGCCTGCCGCGCTGGTTCGGTTTTGCGCGCGATCTGCCCGTGGGCTTGCAGCACGCGCTGGACGCTCTTTCCGGCCATCTGGAATTTTCGCTGGACCGGCACGGGCTGCGCGTGCCCGTGCTGCAAGCCGATGTGCTGGGCATGCCCGTGCACGGCTCGGGCGGGGTGGCCGATTTCGCCGCGCCGGTCATCGCCATAGACGTGGCCGGGGCGGACATCGACGTGAACAGGGTGATGCCCGAACTGGCCGGGGCCGACCCGCATCCGTTGGTCCATGCCGGGCCGCCCGCCGTGGAGGCGGCCCACGGGACGCAGGGGGCGGCGCCACAGGGCGGGGCCATTCCGTCGGACGAGATTCCGGACGTGGGCTACGACATCCGCGTGCGGGCGGAAAAGGCGCACGGCTGGAAGTTCGACGTGGGCGGGCTGGCCTTCCGCTGCTCCCCCTCGCGCGAGGGCACGCTGCTGGAATTCACCGCCGCCTCGTTCTACGGCGGCACGGCAAAGGCCCTGCTGGACATCGTGGACGACTACCGCCTGCAATTCACCGCCGCCGACGTGGCCCTGGCGCGCCCGGCGGCCATCGTCAGCGGGCGCGAATCCGCCGCGGGAAAGCTGGCGCTCAAGGCCGCGCTGCGCGGGCAGGGCCACAGCCTGGGGGCCGTGGCCGCCTCCATGCGGGGCACGCTGGATGCACGCATCGACGATGGTTTCCTGCTGGTGTGGCGCAACGGCGCGCTGGAGCGGCAGCCGTTCACCCGGTTCGACCTGCGGGGGGAAGCCACCGGCCAGGGCCTGCCGGGCGGCAAGGTGCCCCCCAGGCCTCCGGCGCGCCTGCCGTGGACCGGGGTCTGGCGGGCGGCCATGCGCACCCCCAGCGGCACGGAATGGGAAGCCACGGCCAACGGGCCGTTGCTGTTCGATACGGCCACCGGCCTGCCCGTGGCCGCCGACCTGTTGCCCGCCACGTTGCGCCTTGCGTTGCCGCCCGCGCTGACCGACCTTGACCGCACGGTGGAGGCGCGTTTCACCGGCCCGGTCCGTTTCGATTTCGACGCGGGCTCCCTGAGCGCCGACCGGCTGGAGGCGGAATCGCTGGGCGCACGGGGCAGCCTGTCCCTCAGCGCCACCGGCATGAACAAGGTTGCCACCTGGGCGGGCACCCTGTCCGCCCGTTTCGCGGACCCGCGCGCCACCCTGCGAGGGCTGGGCCTTGCGCCATGGAAGATGAGTGACGGCGCGTTGCGCACGGCGGACCTGTCGGCGGGCTTTCACCAGTCCGGCAACACCTTCGATCTGACCAACGTCCGGCTGGTGCTGGACGGCCAGCCCGTGGCGGGCACCGTTTCGCGCATTTCCGGCCAGCGCCCCCTGTGGAGGTTCAGCCTGCACGCCGACGCCTTCGACGCGGACCGCTATCTGGCCCCCCGCACGCCGGACCCCGTCCCCGGCGAGCCGGAGCCCGCGCCTTCCAACGAGCCGCTGCACCATGCGTGGCTGCGTTCGTTCGATGCCGACGGGCGGGTGTCTGTGGGGCGCGGCACCTTCAAGCAATTGCGCTTCGACGGCTTTACCGCGCCCATCCTGCTGCGCGACGGGCAACTGGAAGTGGGGCCCATCGCCTCCGGCTTCTACGGCGGCACGCTGGGCGGCAGCATCCGCGCCACGTCGGGCGATGCGCTGGTCACGCGCCTTGTGCTGGACGCGCGCGACTTCGAGTTGGAGCCGGTGGGGCTGCGCTTCGCGGGCAAGGACTACGTGGGCGGCAAGACCTTGCTGGTGCTGGATGTGCAAGGCCCCCTGCGCACCGAACTGGACATGCCCGCCGCCCTTTCCGGCACCTGGGCCTTCGAGGTGCGCGACGGCTTCTACAGCACGCGCGGCAAGTCCAGCACGCCGGAACAGTCCAGGACCCCGTTCTCGGAGGCGCGCGCCAGCGGCTACATGCGCACCGGGGTGCTGCACAACGAGGACTTCACCCTGAACAGCCTGCTGCTGACCATGGTGGGCCGGGGCTGGGTGGACCTTGCGAAAAAACGCATCGATTACACCACGGACGTTTCAGTGGTACGGGTGCCCACCTTTCCCATCCGCTTCCACGGCGACCTGCGCAAGCCGGAAACCAGCGTGCGCCAGACCGGCATCGTCACAGGCACCCTGGGTAACCTGGGCAGCACCGTGTTCGACCTGCTGGGCGGGGTTATCGGCATGCCGCTGCGGGTGCTGGAGGGCTTGCAGGACGCGGCGCGCGGCAACGGCACGACGCCCGGCGGGCAACAGCCCCGGCAGCAATCGGGGCAATAG